One Ignavibacterium sp. DNA segment encodes these proteins:
- the raiA gene encoding ribosome-associated translation inhibitor RaiA: protein MNIQITARKFKAHDTLKEFIRDEITALEKFNDDIIGADVILSYQNNQNSIKKAEVVLYIPGQTLNAADQSEEFKVAISSAAEKLRRQLKTIKSKRVSKAR, encoded by the coding sequence ATGAATATTCAGATAACAGCCAGAAAGTTCAAAGCTCATGATACCTTAAAAGAATTTATCAGGGATGAAATTACTGCACTTGAAAAATTTAATGATGATATCATCGGAGCAGACGTAATCCTTAGTTATCAGAATAATCAGAATAGTATAAAAAAAGCAGAAGTTGTTTTGTACATCCCTGGGCAAACATTAAATGCAGCAGATCAATCAGAAGAATTTAAAGTAGCTATAAGTTCTGCTGCTGAAAAACTAAGGAGACAGTTAAAAACTATAAAATCAAAAAGAGTTTCTAAAGCAAGATGA
- the hprK gene encoding HPr(Ser) kinase/phosphatase, which translates to MKFDQNAVSRKESITVGFLFENAKKICKLELLSENNDFEKKIYEQNLHRSGLALAGFVDLFSYTRVQVFGNTEMRYLEHLTPEKLNESLEKIFKFNIPCIILTDNNKPIPLLIEKANKFRIPLFQTSYSTTKLVYFLSDFLDDQFSPRMSFHGSFIDVYGVGIMVIGKSGIGKSEVALDLIERGHRLVADDVIILTKKGEGILIGSATEIGQKFMEIRGLGIIDIQSIFGIRAIRLQKRLEIVVELEFWDDNSDYTRTGLEDKTMNIMDVDIPYIKLPIIPGKNITVILEIIGLNYLLKHYGYDAAKVFQSKLNEKLKSKNSALSREVDYFEHDFE; encoded by the coding sequence ATGAAGTTTGATCAGAATGCTGTTAGTCGAAAAGAATCTATTACAGTAGGATTTCTTTTTGAAAACGCAAAAAAGATTTGCAAGTTAGAACTATTGAGTGAAAACAACGATTTTGAAAAAAAAATATATGAACAAAACTTACACCGGTCAGGTTTAGCCCTGGCCGGTTTTGTTGATTTGTTTTCTTACACCAGGGTTCAGGTTTTTGGTAATACTGAAATGAGATATTTAGAACATTTAACACCTGAAAAATTGAATGAATCACTTGAAAAAATTTTTAAGTTTAACATCCCCTGTATTATTCTAACCGATAATAATAAACCAATCCCTTTATTAATAGAAAAAGCAAATAAATTTCGTATCCCATTGTTTCAAACCAGCTATTCTACCACAAAACTAGTTTATTTCTTAAGCGATTTTTTAGACGATCAGTTTTCTCCACGAATGTCATTCCACGGATCCTTTATTGATGTTTATGGTGTAGGTATTATGGTTATTGGAAAATCAGGAATTGGAAAAAGTGAAGTTGCATTAGACCTTATCGAAAGAGGTCATCGCTTAGTAGCTGATGATGTTATTATTCTTACAAAAAAAGGTGAAGGAATTTTGATTGGTTCTGCAACTGAAATTGGTCAGAAATTTATGGAAATAAGGGGATTAGGAATAATTGATATTCAAAGCATTTTTGGAATAAGAGCCATTAGATTACAAAAAAGACTTGAGATTGTTGTAGAATTAGAATTCTGGGATGATAATTCTGATTATACCAGAACTGGATTAGAGGATAAAACTATGAATATAATGGATGTAGATATTCCTTACATTAAATTACCGATTATTCCCGGCAAAAATATTACAGTTATCCTGGAAATTATTGGATTAAACTATTTACTAAAGCATTATGGATACGATGCTGCAAAGGTATTTCAAAGCAAACTGAATGAAAAACTAAAAAGTAAAAATTCCGCTTTAAGCAGAGAAGTTGATTATTTCGAACATGATTTCGAATGA